GAGGTTGAAAAATGttcaattttttccaaCCCTCAACTGCTGTTCTCTTTATTAAAATATGGTTCaaaaagttcttctcttggGCTCAGGCTTCGTCGCCAAGCCAACCGTCGACATTCTTTCTGCTGACAAAAACATAGAGGTCACTGTCGCCTGCAGAACTTTGGAGAAGGCTAAGCAATTGGCTGGCTCCGTTGCAAACGCAATTTCCTTGGATGTCAACGACGAAAAGGCATTGTCTGATTCTGTTGCTCAATTTGACTTGGTCATCTCGTTGATCCCATACATTTACCACCACTTGGTTGTGAAGGCTGCCATTGCCCACAAGAAGCACGTGGTTACCACCTCCTACATCAACcccaagttgaaggagttggagcCTCAGATCAAGGAGGCTGGTATCACAGTGATGAACGAGATTGGCTTGGACCCAGGTATCGATCACTTGTACGCTGTCAAGACTATTGAGGAGGTGCATCAGGCTGGCGGTAAgatcaagtccttcttgtcctACTGCGGTGGTTTGCCTGCTCCAGAGGCCTCTGGTAACCCATTGGGCTACAAGTTTTCTTGGTCTTCTCGTGGTGTTTTGTTGGCATTGACCAACTTTGCCAAGTACTGGCAAGATGGCAAAGTCGTGGACGTGAAGTCTGAGGACTTGATGGCCACCGCTAAGCCATACTTCATCTACCCCGGTTTCGCTTTCGTCTGCTACCCTAACAGAGACTCCACCACCTATAAAGAGTTGTACAACATTCCAGAAGCTGAGACTGTCATCAGAGGTACTTTGAGATACCAGGGTTTCCcagagttcatcaaggtgCTCGTTGATTTGggcttcttgaaggagaccGAACACCCTGCTTTCCAGAAGGCCCAGTCATGGAAGGATGCCTTGGCCCAATTGATTGGTGCCAACTCCTCTAACGAGAGTGATATTGTTGCCAAGATTTCTCTGTTGGCCACTTTCAAGAGCGAGGAGGACAAGGAGAGAATCATTTCTGGTTTCAAGTGGTTGGGTCTTTTGTCGGACAAACAAACCACACCAAGAAAGAACCCATTGGACACCTTGTGTGCCactttggaagaattgtgTCAGTATGAAGAGGGAGAGAGAGATATGGTGTGCTTGCAGCACAAGTTTGGTATTGAATGGGCTGATGGTACCCAAGAAACAAGAACCTCTACATTGGTCGACTACGGTGATCCAAAAGGCTACTCCTCCATGGCTAAGTTGGTGGGTGTTCCTTGTGCTATTGCTGTTCAGCAGATCTTTGACGGTACTTTGTCTAAGAGAGGTTTGTTGGCACCAATGAGCGGCGACATCAACGAACCTATTATGAAGGCCTTGAAGGACAAATACGGTATTTACTTGGTCGAGAAGACTGTCGCCTAAGCTATCTCTATATCCACATATATATGTATAGGTCAAAGTATGGCGTCACTCAATCTGACTCCTCATCCAGATCGTAGCCTTGTGTGTACTCGTCCACAAGATTGGAGATGTCTTCAATGAGTTCATCCTTATCTCCCAAAATTTCGATATCCTTGGAAAAGCGGGTTCTCTGCACAATCTTGCGATAGTCTTTTAGGTAATCCTTGAGACCTGTCGATTGCCCAAATTCAGTATACAAATTGTCAGTAGTAAAAACATTTGGGAAGGAGTCCACATGACAGATCTTTTGTATATCTGAATTCACATACTTTTTACCAcaaagctctttttcttcatctgccGGTAGGATGTACTGATTGAAGAACGGCTTCGCCGTCGATACGCTTGGCATCAAACTTAAGGAGAGTTCTCCAGGTTCTTGCGACGGCATCTGCTCACCCCGAAGAATGGCCTCTATTATCCTCGGatcatcaatgatatcaagaacttttttttgtgggtTTTCGtgaattttgatttcattgACAATATTTCTTTTGTCGAAACCGCGTAGTAGGTGTGACTCCATCTCCGCCATGGATACACCATCTTTCATTCTGTTGCACAAAGACCATATAGAATTTACGAAAAATGCATGAACTGCCTCTCTATGCCACTTACTATTGTTGCGAAATGAGTTCGTTAGAAGACTCAGGCTCGCGTCAAGACCAAGCGGGAACAATAGTGAACTGCTTTTCGAGAGTTCAATCAAAGATCGAATTCTGGTCAAGGTTTGCGATTTTGGAAGCTCTGGAGAGCTTATTCCGTAGCACCAAATGTTGTACTTGCTGCTCACGCCGTTGTTAAAATATTCATCTCTAAGTTGTATCAACATCTCGCTCGAGAAACCACCCCAAGCGTTATCTAGCTCACTAAAAATATTGATGCCCTGGATGTTATCCAGACTTTCTAGCAATTTCCTGAAAGCgtcatcaacttgatcttcgTACTGTTTGTATTCAGCACTACCGATATTGAAGGTGTCGAACTTAAGTCTTTCGAAGTGTTTATGGAAGCCTTCTGGACTCTTATAATCGTCAATGGTCAAAAGTGATGATGGCTTGTAAATTAATCTATTGTAATCGGTCCAGTATTGGGTGTTGTCTAAGTCGAGCATCAGAGCGTCGGTCGCCTTGCCCTCATCAAGTCTCTCCTGATATTCATTCTTCCTCACTCGAGGCCTCTGCTCAATTTTGACGCTTTGAAACGCAGATAGGTCTGCTTCAGCTTGCTGGAAGGCATACTTGCTTAAATATCCGTAACCTCCACTAAGTTCAATGTTCAATGACCTGGGATAGTAATTCACTTTTCCATTAACCTTCGAGGGATCAAGATATACGTCGTTCTTATGCGTTAGTTTTGCATCCCTCAGATAAGGTATGTACGACTCTTGCACGTTGTAAAGATGAGTTACAAGGTGACCCAGGGACTGTGAAGCCGCTATACTGATTACTTCTTGCATTGCGGTATAGAGCAGTCACCCGGTAATAATTCGAATAGATAGGAAGTCTACAAGTAGCAACCTTCGAGCTACTTGGAATTCGAGTTGCGATTTGTTCAGGATCAAAAGTTAAAACTTTAACGGAACGTCAGGAGTTCAACTCGTGAGTACTATTGATCTCTTCGCGGTGAGCATCTCACGCGGCTCACTCTATTGTCATTATCAGCACATATGCAGTGAAGCGATAGAGTCGTCAAAATCCTTTAAATGTCACCGTAAAAGTATTCAGCATTGTTCAAAACGTTTAAATATTTGAAAATcagcttgaaaaaaaaaaagaatttggCTTGAAGAGAGTATTGGTGAACTTTGTAGAAGGTAATGGCTGGATATGGGTAGATGGAATCTAGAATCGTGTATTTGATTGAGCAGCTAGAGATGGATGTAAGATGAAAGGCGGATATTGAGTAAGAATTACCCTTTTTGGATAAGAATACACGTACTCTAGCGGTAAATGGAAATCTGTGATGTATTGAGCAACTGATGAGGGGAAAGGCAGGTGATACAAGTGGATGCAAAACCGAAATTATCTGAACGAATTTTTGAGGCAGTAAAACGCAGAGAAAATGCGGAGGAATGCAGATGTTACGACTTCCAGAGTATGAAGCAGGTGTTGTGGTATTGGATTTCTTCTTTAGTATCTCGTGTGACACTGGAAATTTATGGATAGTGGAAGATAGTACTACATAGTTTACTCAGAGACCAAATAATCTGAAACCATGTTAGCTCAGATTAACAAAAACGAGTCAACAATGTCTTGCTCAAGCTGTCAAACTTGCGAATGTGGATCTCTGTTCTTGGTCATAAATCCGTGGTACCGCAACCTGTGCATTTTCGATTGAACATGATCAGACAAAATTTATCTCCACACTTAGTATGGTTTATACGTTTATGGAACAGATTGCAAACAACTTTTAAGCATACACAAAACGCTGTGAAGGAACACTAACTAAAGTGTGATGGGAGTGCCCATGAGCACACTCAACGGATCCATTCCCTGGGCCTCCATCAATTTCCTTACATCCAGAAGACCCTTGTACATCTCATCCACGGTTTTGTTGCCTGCCTTCTCCTGCAACAACATTGCTGCTCCGTCTCTCTTGAACGGAATCGGGCCAATGAGACCCACAAACTTGCTGATAGCGTACGCAAGAACTTTGACTAGCCAGGACGTGTTGCTGATATCACTGGTATCCAAGCCGACCTTGGCTCCAAAGAGCCCCTCGATGTAGTCTTCCAAAATCTGGAGATATGGTGCATCTGCTCCAGGGTACTCAAGATTGGTCGTTCTTACGGTTTTCAGGCACCCCTCGATTGGCAAATTGCCATCGAAGCGTTTCTCCAACCAAGCAAGTCCAGCGCCAGTACCAAGAAGGATCTCAAGGATGTGACCTGTCGAAGCCGCAACAGACATTTCGATCGAGGGAGCACCCCAGCTGCAAAAGTTTTCAAACGCTCTAGTAGGCTGCTCCACAGGTGCAATTTCGTCGTCCTGGCCATGAAACACAAACAATGGGATCTCAGGTACGCcgtcttcttttcttaaAGCAGCAGTGTTGTTGCCAAAGATTTCCTGGTTAATTGGGATATTGAAGTAGTCCTTGCCCGTGATGAAGTACGGAGTAATGCCCAGGAAGAAGTTTTGGAAAAGGTAGCTGATAACCGAGTTTACAACACAGAGCGACTTAGCCTTGTAAAAATCTGCTTTCTTGCTGGCGTCCAAATTTCTGTCCAAAACTTCCTTATATTGTGAGTTTTCGGAGTAAATTCCATTCAATCCGCTCGCTATTAGTCCAGAAAACAAGGTGCCGTCGCAGACAATGGCGGTGTTGGTGACGTTTGTGACCCAGCCCCCGATGGCAGCTCCTATGATATTatctttgatttctggTGCATACAGAGGCTGGATCTGAGCAGCCCAACCCGTGGCTAGAGCTCCACCGGAGTATCCGTACAAACCAACATTGGCATCTCTATTGATCCCAGTGAAATATCCTGAGCTCAATGCCGCTCTAATACCATCCAACACAGCGTGTCCAGACTGACGTCCCATGGTGAAAGCCGACTTGGGCCCTTCATAGTCAGGCACAACCACGTACCATCCCTTTGAAAGGCCATACTGGATGATGGGGATCTCTGTTTGAGAGCTTATTGTATCATAAGAAGCTTTGAATAAGAGGGCATACGAAGGAGCGCAATCAAGGTCGTTGGCATCCTCCCAAATTTGGTAGGACCATACTTTCGAAGGGATGGCATTATAGGGCTCCAAAATTGTTGCCACGATTGCATTTGGGTTTCCAAACGAGTCTTCAGAACGAACAAGAACCTGCCATGAGTTCTTCACTTCCATAGGGAAGATGAATGATCTTACCTGAACGGGTGTGTTTCTCacattgatgatgtctcCATTTTCGTAGTCAGAGATATTTTGTGGAACCTCGTAGAAGGAATCATCGCTGGGTGCAACTGGTTTGGTGAGAAAAGCCAGGGCAAACGCCgaccaaagaagaatagTAAGGAATTGAGGAAGCATGATGAGGAGGTAGATATTGAACTGATTTGGCATCCTATTTATACCTTGAGGCTGGAAGACCCTCTCTTTTTACAGAACTCCACACTTGAGGTGTTGCCGTCACTCGTGCATGGCGTTTAACctcaaaagcacaaaatAGATACTGCAaaacaaacacaaaaatgTTATGAGGTTGACGGTTGCCTGTGTGATCTAGCAGTTTCCACATGAGAATAATTGCAAGACAAATGTGCTTTGTTCATAGATGTCTTCCGCAATACAACTTCGAAAAGGTCTTTGTTTATTCTGGTGAACATTCACAAAAACAGTTTGCAGCTATTTATGGTTCAGAAGCAACATTCAGTTCATCTCCGGTATCACAAAGTAAAAAGACTTCACTTGCGAAGAAACAACGTTTAATGCAAACACGTCTAAATCTGAGTAGCGGGCCGCGTTGGAATGTGTTGATATCCGGTGCCAGAGTCAAAAACATGGTGAGACCCAAATGAAGCGAAATTTCCCTCGAGCTCTCCATATTCAGGCAATATGACGTTATCGCCTTGCTCAAGACTATTGGAATTGAATATCCTACTTCGTCTTTCTCAGCTGAACGAAAGCAGTAGATGCATCATTAGCGTGCATATCATTTGAAATGCTCTCTCGGTTGTTAAACATTGGACTCACAATGAGGCTAACTCAGGTTACTCAAAGTCGATGCAGCAACTGTGTAGCAACTTTTGAAACTTTGAAACACACCTTGCGATTCACCAGAGGCTCGAAGTCCTAGCAAAAAGAATTGCACTTCATAAATCACGTTCATCTCGAGAGCTCAGTTTGTCAAGGGTCTCAATGAAGTCAAAGATAACTAATGATATAGTGCTTTCGTGAGTTTATCGTCGAGAACATTCCTATTCTCCTGGCTGTGGAACCAAAAAAACGattatattttttttcccaGCATGGCTTTGGAATTCCTCAACTTAACTGTTAAAGTATAGCTGAGGTATGGTGAGAAGCCTCGAATAAGCTCAGTGAGACAAATCAAGAGGCTGATTGATcaaaaaattaaaaagTTTACTTTGGGTTTGAATGAAGTGATCGTTCAACTGTTTGCGCTCATTCAATGG
This region of Candidozyma auris chromosome 6, complete sequence genomic DNA includes:
- the LYS9 gene encoding saccharopine dehydrogenase (NADP+, L-glutamate-forming), which encodes MVQKVLLLGSGFVAKPTVDILSADKNIEVTVACRTLEKAKQLAGSVANAISLDVNDEKALSDSVAQFDLVISLIPYIYHHLVVKAAIAHKKHVVTTSYINPKLKELEPQIKEAGITVMNEIGLDPGIDHLYAVKTIEEVHQAGGKIKSFLSYCGGLPAPEASGNPLGYKFSWSSRGVLLALTNFAKYWQDGKVVDVKSEDLMATAKPYFIYPGFAFVCYPNRDSTTYKELYNIPEAETVIRGTLRYQGFPEFIKVLVDLGFLKETEHPAFQKAQSWKDALAQLIGANSSNESDIVAKISSLATFKSEEDKERIISGFKWLGLLSDKQTTPRKNPLDTLCATLEELCQYEEGERDMVCLQHKFGIEWADGTQETRTSTLVDYGDPKGYSSMAKLVGVPCAIAVQQIFDGTLSKRGLLAPMSGDINEPIMKALKDKYGIYLVEKTVA